The Vibrio penaeicida sequence CGAACAACAGAAACGTAATCAATCTGAGGAAAACGACTAGTGGCATTTTTTATTGCTAGCTCTCCACACGCACGTAATCGACGCAGCACACCCGATCTAATGAGGTGGGTGGCTTTGTGTGCGCTACCAGGACTTGTCGCTCAAATATACTTCTTCGGTTGGGGTACGCTCATTCAACTTGTGTTTGCCATTGGTTTAGCGATAGGTTTCGAAGCAATCGTGATGGTAGTGAGAAAGCGTAACCCAGTTTCAGCACTTCGTGATTACAGCGCAGTCGTTACAGCTTGGTTATTAGCCGTTGCCATCCCTCCTCTATCCCCTTGGTGGATGCTCGTTATCGGTATTTTCTTTGCCATTGTGATTGCAAAACATTTATACGGTGGCTTAGGGCAGAATATTTTTAATCCCGCGATGGTTGCCTACGTTGTACTGCTGATTTCTTTTCCCGTCCAAATGACAAGCTGGCTATCGCCTTTAAGTATCAGCCCATTTCAGGTCGACTTCTCTGATGCTTTGTCACTCATCTTTACTGGTTTCAACCATGATGGCTTCTCTCTTCAGCAGGTAAGAACTGGCATCGATGGAATTACAATGGCAACGCCGTTAGACACCATTAAAACATCATTGCAATCAGGTCTTACACTAGGCGAAATCACCCAAAAGCCTCAGTTTTCAGGCATTGCCGGAGCTGGATGGGAATGGGTGAACCTTGCTTATCTTGCGGGCGGACTCGCATTAATAAAGTTGCGAATAATTCAATGGTATATCCCTGCTGCGTTCTTAGGGTCATTGGCTGTCATGTCGCTTATTTTTACTCTTCTACTCCCAGGAGAAACCGCCCCTGTTACTATGCAGTTGTTATCTGGCGCAACGATGTTGGGCGCATTTTTCATCGCAACAGATCCGGTATCTGCGTCAACGACTGTTCGAGGTAGATTGCTGTTTGGAGCATTAATTGGTGCTTTAGTCTTTATTATTCGAGCGTGGGGAGGTTTCCCTGATGGTGTAGCGTTTGCCGTATTACTCGCCAATATGTGTGTGCCTCTCATCGATTACTATACTAAGCCACGAACTTACGGGCATAAGGGGTAAACATGCTGAACGCAATTAAAAAGAATGGCGCTGTTCTTGCCATGTTTGCCTGTGCTTCTACAGGATTGGTTGCCATCACTAACGCCTTAACCAAATCGACTATTCAAGAACAAGAACAAGCACAACTGATGTCGGTTCTCAACGAAGTTGTACCATCAAACATGCACGACAATCAGCTCTTTTCTGCTTGTATGATCATTGAGTCTCCAGCGCTTGGTCCTGATCCTGTCCATGCTTATGTTGCCTCCAAGCAAGGCGATGTCTCAGCGTATGCTATAGAAGCGATTGCACCCGACGGCTACAATGGAAAAATCAAACTGATTGTAGGTATTTCCTCTACCGGTGAAATTTTGGGTACGCGTATTCTTTCTCATAAAGAGACTCCTGGATTAGGTGACAAAATTGACCTTCGGATATCGGATTGGATCCTCTCCTTTAATGGCAAATCCGTTACTGACCCAGAAGATGCAGCTTGGGGAGTCAGAAAAGACGGTGGGCAATTTGACCAATTCACAGGCGCTACGATTACACCTAGAGCTGTAGTAAAAGCGGTGAAAAAAGCGGTTTGGTATGCAACCCAGAACCAACAAAAAATTAGTTCGATGCCATTCAACTGTGGGAGCGATTCATGACAGATCACAAAACTCTGATAAAGAATGGGATCTGGGAAAATAACCCAGCATTAGTTCAGCTTCTTGGCTTATGCCCATTGCTTGCGGTTTCATCTACTGTGACCAACGCATTAGGGCTTGGGCTAGCAACTTTGCTTGTTCAGGTTGGCTCAAATGTCGTGGTATCCCTAGTGAGAGACTACGTACCTAAAGAAGTGCGCATACCGGTTTTCGTTATGATTATCGCGTCGCTCGTTACCTGTGTTCAGCTACTAATGAACGCTTATGCCTATGGACTTTACCTCTCACTTGGTATTTTTATTCCCCTCATCGTAACCAACTGCATCATCATTGGTCGTGCAGAAGCGTTTGCCTCTAAAAACCCTGTTTTACCTTCCGCGTTAGATGGGTTTTGGATGGGAATGGGAATGATGCTTGTGCTAGTGGTGCTTGGTGCGATGCGTGAAGTTATAGGCAACGGTACTCTATTTGACGGTGCGGATATTTTGCTTGGGTCATGGGCGACTGTTTTGCGTATAGAAGTGTTCCAATTTGATAACAGTTTCTTACTGGCACTTCTTCCACCCGGTGCATTCATTGGTGTAGGGTTTTTGATTGCAGCCAAGAACCTAATAGACAAACAACTAGAGTCGCGCCAACCAAAAGAAGAAAAGCCAGAAATTGAGCGAGCGCGAGTGACTAATGCATAAACGTAAGTGTATATGCGTAACACTAAGCATATGAAAGATATGCGCATAAAGATAAGCGAACAAGAATACCTAGATAAAAATACTGGAAGCAGCCTTAAATGAATCAACCTATATCAAAAAAAGAGAAAGTAGAGGCTATAGTCAATATTCTTGATGACCTCTACCCTGAAGTCCCCATCCCTTTAGATCACAAAGATCCCTATACTCTGCTCGTTGCTGTTTTATTGTCAGCACAATGCACGGATGAACGTGTAAACCAAATCACACCTAAGCTCTTTGCTCGTGCTGATAACCCCTATGATATGGTGAAACTGAGCATTGAAGAGATAAAAGAAATCATCAAGCCCTGTGGTTTGTCCCCTATGAAATCCAAAGGGATATGGCACCTTTCCGATATGATCATCAAGCAACATGGTGGTGAGGTACCTAAGGACTTTGAAGCTTTGGAAGCAATGCCTAGCGTAGGACATAAAACAGCTTCCGTGGTTATGGCTCAAGCATTCAATGTGCCCGCTTTTCCGGTCGATACACACATACACCGTCTTATGTACCGTTGGGGATTGTCTAACGGAAAAAGCGTTGAACAAACAGAGAGAGATGGAAAACGTCTTTTCCCAAAAGAGAAATGGAACGATCTACACCTCCAGATTATCTACTACGGTCGTGAATACTGCCCTGCAAGAGGGTTCGATTTAGACAAATGTATTATTACAAAACAGTATGGGCGCAAAAGCTTCATCAACGAAGTCTTAAAAGAGAAGCTTAAGAAGAGTAAGTAACTGCTTTTGGAAGATGAAAAGTTAAAGAAAAAGGGAGTAGCGATTACTCCCTTTTTGATGCGGTTTAAATTTGGATGACTTGATCACAAAGCTTTTTCAACGCGATCTTATCGTGGCTGATTAAGATTAAAGTAAACTTCAGCTCTTCACCTAACTCGACCAGTAGCTTCAACGTATTCGCCGCTGTGATTGGGTCCAATCGAGAGGTCGGCTCATCAGCAATCAGTAATTTCGGCTTCATAAGCAATGTTCTAAGAATCGCAAACCGTTGAAGCTCGCCACCAGACACTTGCGTAATTTTCCTTTCAAGAACACTAGCGTCTAAGTTCAATCTATCCAGTAACCTCTGCACGGTTTTATCGTCAAACTCTACGAGCTGTTTTAAGTCTCGCAATAGTGAATTTAAGTTTACCGCTCTAGACAATGCGCTTGGAGGATCTTGATATAGCTTGAGTGCTTGCCCTTTTGCAATATTTTGATGCTGGATTATTTTGCCGTCAGTCGGGGGGATAAGACCAAGCAGTATATCCGCAAGGGTCGATTTTCCCTTTCCGCTGTCACCACTAATTCCAACCACAGACTGCTCGTACACATCAAAACTCAAATCAGAAAATAGTGCTTTCCCATTTCTGGTCATTTTCAAAGAATCAGCGGAAATAAGAGGTGCCGAATCAGTACGTTTTTCACGATTTACCCAGTTCTTCGGGTGCGCTGCAATCAAGGACTTAGCGTATTCAGACTGAGGAGAGGCGATCACTTTTTCCCCCTCACCTCGTTCTAACACCACACCTTTACGCATAACAATCACTTCGCCCCGCAAAGATTCGGCGAGTTCAATGTCGTGAGTAATGACAAGTACCGCGCCTTTCTTTTTATGCGCTTTTAACTGTTCGCCAATTTGCTTTTGGCGACTGGCATCCAAACCTTTTGTCGGTTCATCTGCTATCAGCAGTTTTCCACCCGCTTGCGTAGCACACAAGTACGCGACACGTTGCGCCATGCCGCCAGAAAGCTCACTTGGTAACTTGGTTTCATCGCCAGAAAGTTGTACACGCTTAAATGCGTCTGTAAGTCGAGCTTGCAAAGCGGAATCTTCAATCGAATTGACCAACTGATCCACCTCTTTAACCTGCTCGCCAGCGTTCATCAAAGGGCTTAACGCAAACCAAGGCTCTTGCGGCAATACCGAGACTTTTTTACCCCATAAAGCCTCTCGCTCTTTCGTACTTCGTGTCGATTGAGAGCGGTCGAAGAGTGCTATCTCTCCGTTATAAGACAACCCTTCAGGGAGGTTGCCTATGATGGCATTGGCTAATAGGCTTTTACCCGACCCTGTTTCGCCAAGGATAATAAGCGCCTCTCCATCCTTGACGTTAAAAGATACAGGATCAACTAATACGCCTTCAGAACTGGAAATCGACAAGTTCTGAACATCGAGTAAACACGTCATGATTTCTCTCCTCTAGCCAGAAGGTGGAATCCCATTACCAGAAGAAACACAGCCATAATAGGTTGAGCCAGAACCCAAGGAGCTTGTTGGTAGTATCGAAACAGTTCAACCATCATTAACCCTAATTCAGCCTCTGGCGGCTTTAATCCAACATACAAGAAGCCTATGGACGCAAGAGTAAGAATGGAGTTACCAGCACCAAAACACGCTAAGGTGTACAGATCTTTTCTAAGTTCCGGCCAAAAATGACGCTTAAAAATATAGAAATCAGAAAAACCGTACAGCTTAGACGCTTCAACTTCTGGCGACACAACAAGCCCCATCACTCTCGATCGGACAACACGGAAGTATTCAACCCAAAGAATAAGAGAAATAGCGACGTACAGTATCCAAAACGATCCCGGTACAATTGCGCCAAAAAGAAGTACAAGAATTAAACCAGGCATCGCCAAAACAAGGTTCAATACCCAAGATAAACTTCTATCCCACCATCCTCCTTTCCATCCAGCCAAAATACCTGCGATCAATCCAAGAATAGCTGACGTTAAAACGCAAGTTAGCGCCATGAAAAACGACGTTTGGATAGCATCTGATAAGCGAGCCATATTACTTCGACCATAATGATCTCTGCCCAATGGTTCTGCTATATCGGGAGCAGCAAATACTAACGTAAGATTCTGCTGGTATGGGTCACTGTTAAAAAAGGATTTTTCGAGTACCACGAAGACAAATAGTACGGACAGTAATGTCAGTCCAACACATTGCGATAGATTCAGTTTCATTGTATCTCCACCGCAACATTGGATTTAAGGCGAGGATCAAGCAGGTAATTAGCGACATCCACAAGCGTATTGATCAAGACAAATAACAACCCCATCATCAATGCAGCGCCTTGTATCACAGGAATATCTCTCGCAAAAATAGCATGGGATAACGCGTGCCCTATTCCTGGCCAGGAAAACAGAGATTCGATCATCACAATGCCTTCAATCAAGGTCACGGTTTGTATGCCAACAAAGGCGATAACGGGTAACGCAATGTTCACCTGGGCATGTCTTTCAAACGCTTGCGAGTGGCTTAACCCCTTCAAGCGCGCAAACAAGAAATACTGGGAACCAAGCACATTGTGGGTGGCGTTTCTGATGATCCGGTTAGACATTGCAGCCATACTCAACGCTAACGTAATGGCGGGAAGAACAATAAAGCTCGCATCCCCAAAACCTGCCACTGGCAGCCAGTTAAGTTTTAAAGCGAACAAGATGACCAAACCTAAGCCAATCAAGAATACGGGCTGTGCCTTGATCATAATGGACACAAAAAGTGAGAAAGTATCAGACAACTTTCCGGCTCTTCTGCCGCAGTACACGCCAACAGGGATGGCAATGAAAAGCGAAATGATCATGGCAACCAATGCGAGCATCACGGAATGACCGAGCTGGTGAATCAACTCGGTTGTCACTTTTTCTCCGCTCACAAGCGAATAGCCAAGGTTAAAATGAAGCAAATCCCATAGCCATTCAAAGTAGAATTCTATCGCACTTCTATCTAACCCTAGCTCTGCGGACACTGCCTGAGCGGCATTTTCATCGACATAATCATAGCCATAACGCCCCGCAGCAATTCGATAAGCGATGTCTCCTGGAATCAACCTCATGAGCACAAACGTTACGGTTCCCACCGACCAAGCGACAAATATCGCTTGGCAAAATCGTTTATAGAGGAAGCTAGTCATTCAGCTCCATCTCCGCAACTCGAT is a genomic window containing:
- the rsxG gene encoding electron transport complex subunit RsxG, with protein sequence MLNAIKKNGAVLAMFACASTGLVAITNALTKSTIQEQEQAQLMSVLNEVVPSNMHDNQLFSACMIIESPALGPDPVHAYVASKQGDVSAYAIEAIAPDGYNGKIKLIVGISSTGEILGTRILSHKETPGLGDKIDLRISDWILSFNGKSVTDPEDAAWGVRKDGGQFDQFTGATITPRAVVKAVKKAVWYATQNQQKISSMPFNCGSDS
- a CDS encoding ABC transporter ATP-binding protein, with translation MTCLLDVQNLSISSSEGVLVDPVSFNVKDGEALIILGETGSGKSLLANAIIGNLPEGLSYNGEIALFDRSQSTRSTKEREALWGKKVSVLPQEPWFALSPLMNAGEQVKEVDQLVNSIEDSALQARLTDAFKRVQLSGDETKLPSELSGGMAQRVAYLCATQAGGKLLIADEPTKGLDASRQKQIGEQLKAHKKKGAVLVITHDIELAESLRGEVIVMRKGVVLERGEGEKVIASPQSEYAKSLIAAHPKNWVNREKRTDSAPLISADSLKMTRNGKALFSDLSFDVYEQSVVGISGDSGKGKSTLADILLGLIPPTDGKIIQHQNIAKGQALKLYQDPPSALSRAVNLNSLLRDLKQLVEFDDKTVQRLLDRLNLDASVLERKITQVSGGELQRFAILRTLLMKPKLLIADEPTSRLDPITAANTLKLLVELGEELKFTLILISHDKIALKKLCDQVIQI
- a CDS encoding ABC transporter permease; amino-acid sequence: MTSFLYKRFCQAIFVAWSVGTVTFVLMRLIPGDIAYRIAAGRYGYDYVDENAAQAVSAELGLDRSAIEFYFEWLWDLLHFNLGYSLVSGEKVTTELIHQLGHSVMLALVAMIISLFIAIPVGVYCGRRAGKLSDTFSLFVSIMIKAQPVFLIGLGLVILFALKLNWLPVAGFGDASFIVLPAITLALSMAAMSNRIIRNATHNVLGSQYFLFARLKGLSHSQAFERHAQVNIALPVIAFVGIQTVTLIEGIVMIESLFSWPGIGHALSHAIFARDIPVIQGAALMMGLLFVLINTLVDVANYLLDPRLKSNVAVEIQ
- the nth gene encoding endonuclease III — protein: MNQPISKKEKVEAIVNILDDLYPEVPIPLDHKDPYTLLVAVLLSAQCTDERVNQITPKLFARADNPYDMVKLSIEEIKEIIKPCGLSPMKSKGIWHLSDMIIKQHGGEVPKDFEALEAMPSVGHKTASVVMAQAFNVPAFPVDTHIHRLMYRWGLSNGKSVEQTERDGKRLFPKEKWNDLHLQIIYYGREYCPARGFDLDKCIITKQYGRKSFINEVLKEKLKKSK
- the rsxD gene encoding electron transport complex subunit RsxD, which produces MAFFIASSPHARNRRSTPDLMRWVALCALPGLVAQIYFFGWGTLIQLVFAIGLAIGFEAIVMVVRKRNPVSALRDYSAVVTAWLLAVAIPPLSPWWMLVIGIFFAIVIAKHLYGGLGQNIFNPAMVAYVVLLISFPVQMTSWLSPLSISPFQVDFSDALSLIFTGFNHDGFSLQQVRTGIDGITMATPLDTIKTSLQSGLTLGEITQKPQFSGIAGAGWEWVNLAYLAGGLALIKLRIIQWYIPAAFLGSLAVMSLIFTLLLPGETAPVTMQLLSGATMLGAFFIATDPVSASTTVRGRLLFGALIGALVFIIRAWGGFPDGVAFAVLLANMCVPLIDYYTKPRTYGHKG
- a CDS encoding electron transport complex subunit E, with translation MTDHKTLIKNGIWENNPALVQLLGLCPLLAVSSTVTNALGLGLATLLVQVGSNVVVSLVRDYVPKEVRIPVFVMIIASLVTCVQLLMNAYAYGLYLSLGIFIPLIVTNCIIIGRAEAFASKNPVLPSALDGFWMGMGMMLVLVVLGAMREVIGNGTLFDGADILLGSWATVLRIEVFQFDNSFLLALLPPGAFIGVGFLIAAKNLIDKQLESRQPKEEKPEIERARVTNA
- a CDS encoding ABC transporter permease; amino-acid sequence: MKLNLSQCVGLTLLSVLFVFVVLEKSFFNSDPYQQNLTLVFAAPDIAEPLGRDHYGRSNMARLSDAIQTSFFMALTCVLTSAILGLIAGILAGWKGGWWDRSLSWVLNLVLAMPGLILVLLFGAIVPGSFWILYVAISLILWVEYFRVVRSRVMGLVVSPEVEASKLYGFSDFYIFKRHFWPELRKDLYTLACFGAGNSILTLASIGFLYVGLKPPEAELGLMMVELFRYYQQAPWVLAQPIMAVFLLVMGFHLLARGEKS